The Verrucomicrobiota bacterium genome contains a region encoding:
- the lsrF gene encoding 3-hydroxy-5-phosphonooxypentane-2,4-dione thiolase: protein MADLDDIRDGDNFGLNTPADTKAFYLKGMNSTDWGIKNRMSRIFNRKSGRTVMLAFDHGFLMGPTSGLERIDLNIAPLAEHADCLMGTRGMIRACIPPDNTKPICLRTDTGTTILTEMNHNVLLDEAAAISMNPSCMAAMIAVGDAATEASTIANISRLVDIGLKYSIPVMGVTAVGKDMARDSRYFSLAARVCAENGASIVKTYYTEGFENVVAATPVPVVIAGGKKLPEIEALELAYNAIQCGAAGVDMGRNVFQSEAPLAMIKAVSGVVHDGLKPAEALELFNDLKNG from the coding sequence ATGGCAGATCTAGACGACATCAGAGACGGCGATAACTTCGGGCTAAATACACCCGCGGATACCAAGGCTTTTTATCTCAAAGGCATGAACAGCACCGATTGGGGCATCAAGAACCGCATGTCCCGCATCTTTAACCGCAAGTCAGGGCGCACTGTGATGCTCGCCTTCGATCATGGCTTTCTAATGGGTCCCACATCGGGCCTGGAACGCATCGACCTGAACATCGCTCCTTTGGCCGAACACGCGGACTGTCTCATGGGAACGCGCGGAATGATTCGTGCCTGTATCCCACCCGACAATACCAAACCGATCTGCCTTCGGACCGACACCGGAACTACGATTCTCACCGAGATGAATCACAATGTTCTGTTGGATGAAGCCGCCGCCATCAGCATGAATCCATCTTGCATGGCAGCTATGATTGCCGTCGGAGATGCCGCCACAGAAGCCTCAACCATCGCCAACATCAGCCGTCTTGTGGATATCGGTCTTAAATACAGCATCCCGGTCATGGGCGTGACGGCAGTGGGCAAAGATATGGCTCGCGACTCGCGCTACTTTAGTCTCGCAGCCCGGGTCTGCGCCGAGAATGGAGCAAGCATCGTCAAAACCTATTACACGGAGGGTTTCGAAAACGTAGTTGCCGCTACTCCCGTTCCCGTGGTCATAGCTGGTGGTAAAAAGCTTCCCGAGATCGAAGCACTTGAGCTCGCTTACAACGCAATCCAGTGTGGTGCCGCCGGAGTCGATATGGGCCGGAACGTCTTTCAGTCCGAAGCCCCACTCGCGATGATCAAAGCCGTCTCAGGCGTCGTGCACGACGGCCTCAAGCCCGCCGAAGCACTCGAACTCTTCAACGATTTGAAGAACGGATAA
- a CDS encoding sugar phosphate isomerase/epimerase, translated as MAKLAAFPKAWMDSLCMDGSMSLNEWIDLSGKLDVDGLEFYCDFLDLKKKSGWSDYRKKVEDQGRSIPMLCCSPDFTHPDKSFRQEQIDKEKNWIDMCGTLGGSFCRVLSGQRRPDVSREDGINYAVECIEACIPHAADQGITLIIENHYKDNYWSYPEFAQRMDVFCDLVDRIDSPHFGVNYDPSNTILAGEDPLELLERVKHRVVTMHASDRFLLEGNIEDLRKEEMDSVGYAQRLSHGEIGKGLNDYDAIFGTLKEAGFNGWVSIEDGVDGFDQMQRSVSFLRKKMSDYWPE; from the coding sequence ATGGCAAAGCTTGCTGCATTTCCTAAAGCATGGATGGATTCACTCTGTATGGACGGATCCATGTCGCTCAATGAGTGGATTGATCTATCCGGAAAACTCGATGTGGATGGTCTCGAGTTCTACTGCGACTTTCTCGATCTAAAGAAGAAATCCGGATGGTCTGACTACCGAAAGAAAGTCGAAGACCAGGGGCGAAGTATTCCTATGCTGTGCTGTTCCCCTGACTTCACACATCCCGATAAAAGTTTTCGCCAAGAACAAATCGATAAAGAGAAAAACTGGATCGATATGTGCGGAACTCTAGGAGGTTCATTCTGCCGGGTCCTCTCAGGACAAAGACGCCCGGACGTATCCAGAGAAGATGGGATCAACTACGCGGTTGAATGCATAGAGGCGTGTATCCCGCATGCGGCAGACCAGGGCATTACCCTCATCATAGAAAATCATTACAAGGACAACTATTGGTCCTACCCGGAGTTTGCCCAACGTATGGATGTGTTTTGCGACCTGGTTGATCGCATCGACTCACCCCACTTTGGAGTCAACTACGACCCCAGCAACACCATCCTCGCGGGAGAAGATCCGCTCGAACTTTTAGAACGTGTAAAGCACCGCGTTGTTACCATGCACGCCAGCGACCGCTTTCTTCTCGAAGGAAACATCGAAGATCTCCGCAAAGAAGAAATGGACAGTGTCGGCTACGCCCAACGACTCAGTCACGGCGAAATCGGAAAAGGCCTCAATGACTACGATGCGATTTTCGGAACACTCAAGGAAGCTGGCTTCAATGGTTGGGTAAGCATCGAAGACGGCGTCGATGGCTTTGACCAAATGCAGCGAAGCGTTTCGTTTCTGCGTAAGAAGATGTCTGACTACTGGCCTGAGTGA
- a CDS encoding GxxExxY protein, which translates to MSEDILYKNESYRIMGACFEVYKEKGNGFLESVYQECAGFEFLDSLIPFVEQEHLKLSYKGRELKQGYKPDFICFDKIIVEIKAVKNLTDEHRAQIINYLKATGLKLGLLVNFGHYPQSEYERFVNER; encoded by the coding sequence ATGAGTGAAGATATTTTGTACAAGAATGAAAGCTACCGAATTATGGGTGCTTGTTTTGAAGTATATAAAGAAAAGGGGAATGGGTTTCTTGAATCTGTTTATCAAGAATGTGCGGGATTCGAATTTTTGGATTCTTTAATTCCTTTTGTAGAACAAGAACACTTGAAACTGAGTTACAAGGGAAGAGAGCTAAAACAGGGATACAAACCAGATTTTATTTGTTTCGATAAAATAATAGTCGAAATTAAAGCTGTGAAAAACCTAACAGATGAACATCGAGCTCAAATAATCAATTACCTTAAGGCGACCGGCTTAAAACTTGGGCTATTAGTCAACTTCGGACATTATCCTCAATCGGAATACGAACGATTCGTCAATGAACGCTAA
- a CDS encoding zinc-binding dehydrogenase has translation MLFPAVVNYENKKGAVELREIDKPVIGEDDVLLQVKAVSVCGSDLHQWEAMHSWPVNYPVVLGHEFGGVIAEMGSRVKGWQEGDKVVSETAAVIDPNNPMSRKGLYNLDPTRLGFGYGVNGAMTEFVKVPARLLHTIPKELSFEKAALTEPCCVAYNAVVNQSDIKPGDRVVVIGPGPIGLLCAAMAKICGAEVAVLGLESDRKRLQVAEQYGCTALVNDLDEWAFAGDGLGVDGVVDAAGISKTLKIALRITRPAGWISKVGWGSQPLDFNLDPLVAKALTLRGSFSHNWPIWERVLDLLATGQLNLDPIIGGIWPLEEWHTAFETMHSAEIVKSVLIP, from the coding sequence ATGCTTTTCCCAGCAGTCGTTAACTACGAAAACAAAAAAGGTGCCGTAGAACTCCGCGAAATAGACAAACCTGTCATCGGAGAAGATGACGTTCTGCTACAGGTAAAAGCGGTCAGTGTTTGCGGAAGTGACTTGCACCAATGGGAGGCGATGCACAGTTGGCCGGTAAATTACCCGGTGGTTTTGGGTCACGAATTTGGTGGCGTAATTGCCGAAATGGGTAGCCGCGTCAAAGGCTGGCAGGAAGGCGATAAGGTGGTCAGTGAGACGGCTGCCGTCATCGACCCCAATAATCCTATGAGCCGCAAAGGACTTTATAACCTGGACCCTACGCGTCTGGGTTTTGGCTATGGTGTAAACGGAGCAATGACCGAATTTGTAAAAGTTCCTGCGCGCCTGCTACATACCATTCCCAAGGAGTTATCTTTTGAAAAAGCAGCGCTCACCGAACCTTGCTGCGTAGCCTACAATGCAGTTGTGAACCAATCTGATATTAAGCCAGGTGACCGCGTAGTCGTAATCGGACCAGGTCCCATCGGCCTACTTTGCGCTGCCATGGCGAAAATCTGTGGAGCCGAAGTAGCAGTCCTGGGTCTGGAATCGGATCGTAAGCGCTTACAGGTCGCTGAGCAGTATGGTTGCACGGCCCTTGTAAATGATCTCGACGAATGGGCGTTTGCCGGCGACGGACTCGGCGTTGACGGAGTCGTAGACGCCGCCGGAATTTCAAAGACCTTGAAAATCGCCCTCCGAATTACAAGACCGGCAGGCTGGATCAGTAAGGTTGGCTGGGGAAGTCAACCGTTGGACTTCAATCTTGATCCCCTCGTTGCCAAGGCCCTTACACTCCGGGGTAGCTTCAGTCACAATTGGCCTATTTGGGAAAGGGTTCTTGATCTGCTCGCAACAGGGCAACTAAATTTAGACCCCATCATTGGTGGCATTTGGCCTTTGGAAGAATGGCACACCGCTTTTGAAACCATGCACTCCGCAGAAATCGTTAAATCAGTATTAATCCCATGA
- a CDS encoding SDR family oxidoreductase: MSLAKLDNKVILVTGANTGVGEHTARLCIAQGAKVAVHGRRPDAVQKIVDELGPNAHGVIGSLETEEDPAKVVAQTIEHFGRLDGIVNNAARTTRSHFEKTDVEFFDNMMAINVRAPFFIIQAALPYLKEAKGSVVNIGSINALGGERMLAPYSISKGALLTLSKHLANLYDRDAIRFTHINLGWVLTENEYKVKISDGFPEGWQHDVPKMMVPSGKMSSPEEVAKVVAFWLSDDSRPWNGTVFELEQYPFKGRIPSLDADFLEGKM; encoded by the coding sequence ATGAGTTTAGCAAAATTAGATAACAAAGTAATCCTGGTAACCGGCGCCAATACCGGCGTGGGTGAACACACTGCCCGACTATGTATTGCGCAAGGCGCAAAGGTAGCCGTTCATGGCCGTCGCCCCGATGCTGTTCAGAAAATCGTAGACGAACTCGGACCCAACGCACACGGGGTCATAGGAAGTCTGGAAACGGAAGAGGATCCAGCGAAGGTGGTAGCCCAAACCATTGAGCATTTTGGTCGTTTGGACGGAATCGTAAATAATGCCGCAAGAACAACTCGTTCGCACTTCGAGAAAACAGATGTGGAATTCTTCGATAATATGATGGCTATAAATGTCCGCGCTCCATTCTTTATTATCCAGGCGGCGCTACCCTATCTTAAAGAAGCCAAAGGAAGCGTGGTGAATATAGGATCGATCAACGCCTTGGGAGGAGAACGCATGCTGGCCCCCTACAGTATTTCCAAAGGGGCGCTCCTTACCCTGTCGAAACACTTGGCGAATTTGTATGATAGAGATGCTATTCGTTTCACTCACATCAATCTTGGTTGGGTGCTCACTGAGAACGAATACAAAGTAAAAATTTCCGACGGGTTCCCTGAAGGCTGGCAACATGATGTACCCAAAATGATGGTTCCAAGTGGCAAGATGTCTAGTCCTGAGGAAGTGGCCAAAGTGGTAGCCTTCTGGCTCAGCGATGATTCCAGGCCATGGAACGGTACTGTGTTCGAGCTGGAGCAATACCCGTTTAAAGGCCGTATCCCTTCTTTGGACGCCGATTTCCTTGAAGGGAAAATGTAG
- a CDS encoding lysophospholipid acyltransferase family protein yields the protein MKSPLERVFSVSALNDVYRGIRQRVPDQPFFDAALAEVGVAYEVSEEDLNRIPKEGPLVVIANHPFGGLEGLILGSLISSVRSDVMLLGNYLLHSIPEIRPHLISVDPFGGKESSKANIGPLKESLKLLKSGGALVTFPSGEVSSLNINQRKITDPVWSVHTAALVKRTGATVLPIFFDGRNSSLFQLMGMVHPRLRTILLVHELFKKRGSTLAVQIGNPLSSRKFQGMTTQEMTNFMRMSTYFLKNRNSSDHKRVAIRFPKFKTTPQVEIIAPINKDLLVTELSGLPPSQKLVSEKELEVYHARPKQIPHMLREIGRLREVTFREVNEGTGRALDLDEFDETYTQLFLWNREKQELVGAYRIGQLDSILKDSGKKGLYTNTLFKFKPGFLEQLGDALELGRSFIRSEYQRKYGCLTLLWRGIGGYLVENPKYHVLFGPVSISRDYHAVSKSLMVQFLKEHNRFQELAKLVKPRNPHRRDRINGVEKGDLRNSLRSIDDVSALISEIEHDGKSVPVLLRHYLKLNAQLLSFNVDKGFSDVVDGLVLVDLKETEPRMVKRYMGDENYTQYAEKHGIKVS from the coding sequence TTGAAATCTCCCCTTGAGCGGGTATTCAGCGTGTCAGCACTCAACGATGTCTATCGGGGAATTCGTCAGCGAGTTCCTGATCAGCCGTTCTTTGATGCGGCTCTTGCAGAAGTCGGTGTTGCCTACGAAGTGTCCGAGGAAGACCTGAATCGTATTCCTAAGGAGGGTCCGTTGGTGGTTATTGCGAACCATCCCTTCGGTGGTTTGGAAGGCCTGATCCTAGGGTCATTAATCTCTTCAGTACGAAGTGACGTCATGCTCTTGGGCAATTACCTGCTTCATAGTATTCCTGAAATACGACCTCACCTGATCTCGGTTGACCCCTTCGGTGGCAAAGAATCCTCCAAAGCCAATATTGGCCCGCTGAAAGAATCTCTAAAACTTCTTAAATCCGGTGGGGCATTAGTGACCTTTCCGTCGGGGGAAGTATCGTCACTCAATATAAATCAACGAAAAATCACCGATCCTGTCTGGTCCGTGCATACAGCAGCCTTGGTCAAACGAACCGGGGCTACGGTGTTGCCCATATTTTTCGATGGAAGGAATAGTTCGCTCTTTCAATTGATGGGTATGGTCCATCCGCGATTGAGAACCATATTGCTCGTTCACGAGTTGTTTAAAAAGCGCGGATCCACATTAGCCGTGCAGATTGGTAATCCTCTATCCAGTCGTAAATTCCAGGGGATGACGACCCAGGAGATGACTAACTTCATGCGGATGAGTACCTATTTTCTTAAAAATAGAAATAGCTCTGATCATAAGCGAGTCGCCATTCGTTTCCCAAAATTTAAAACAACTCCACAGGTAGAAATTATTGCGCCCATAAATAAGGACCTCCTTGTGACAGAGTTATCTGGACTACCTCCATCTCAGAAGCTGGTTTCAGAAAAAGAGTTGGAAGTGTATCATGCCCGGCCCAAGCAGATTCCCCATATGCTTCGCGAGATTGGTCGTCTACGGGAAGTTACGTTTCGTGAAGTAAACGAAGGGACCGGTCGCGCTCTTGATCTGGATGAGTTTGATGAAACATACACACAGTTGTTTCTTTGGAATCGCGAAAAGCAGGAACTCGTTGGAGCTTACCGTATCGGTCAGCTGGATTCTATTCTCAAAGATTCGGGAAAGAAAGGACTGTATACAAATACGCTCTTTAAGTTTAAGCCCGGATTCCTGGAGCAACTGGGCGACGCCCTGGAGCTCGGCCGTTCGTTTATTCGCTCGGAGTATCAACGCAAATACGGATGCCTCACATTGCTGTGGAGGGGGATAGGAGGCTACCTCGTAGAAAACCCGAAATACCATGTATTGTTTGGCCCGGTCAGTATTAGTCGCGACTACCATGCCGTCTCGAAAAGCCTGATGGTTCAATTTCTAAAAGAGCACAACCGCTTCCAGGAATTGGCCAAATTGGTAAAACCTCGAAATCCTCATCGCCGGGATCGTATCAACGGAGTGGAGAAGGGCGACCTCCGGAATTCGCTTCGTAGCATTGATGATGTTTCCGCTCTGATATCTGAAATCGAACATGATGGCAAAAGCGTACCTGTGCTCTTGCGTCATTACCTCAAACTAAACGCCCAATTGCTTAGCTTCAATGTAGACAAAGGCTTTTCCGATGTCGTCGATGGTCTCGTCCTCGTAGACCTCAAGGAAACCGAACCTCGAATGGTCAAACGTTACATGGGCGACGAGAACTACACCCAATACGCCGAAAAACACGGAATCAAAGTTTCTTAG
- a CDS encoding energy transducer TonB has translation MKVLSSFIKSFYFITLLATVQPFLPTLGAAEIDGFWKFTDTSIQKIGKHIRASNSEAQDAEESIDSYRNHIREFQLSGTNEIKIRLIQFKKLDDRYPRFIREFDLKYQETAEGTFSISSENKDLFSGQIKGQTMYIDDAGSGNKLELKKLGKGEIPYTDEKPYLPQKLDKNPKVRKLIEPIYPPNLKSRGIGGTVELKFMVNTDGRTSEVQIVSSPHPNLSKAAIDAILASTFRPGEIDGRAARSQIKIPITFR, from the coding sequence ATGAAAGTCCTCTCCTCCTTCATCAAATCATTCTATTTCATAACTCTACTAGCCACGGTCCAACCGTTTCTCCCAACTCTAGGAGCCGCGGAAATAGATGGTTTTTGGAAATTCACTGATACTTCCATTCAGAAAATCGGCAAACATATCAGGGCTTCGAATAGCGAAGCGCAGGATGCCGAGGAATCCATAGACTCCTACCGCAACCATATAAGAGAATTCCAATTATCAGGAACGAACGAAATTAAGATCAGGCTGATTCAATTCAAAAAATTGGATGACAGATATCCGCGATTCATTCGGGAATTTGATCTCAAATACCAGGAGACGGCGGAAGGCACTTTTTCGATCTCGAGTGAGAACAAGGACCTTTTCTCGGGTCAAATCAAGGGTCAGACCATGTATATTGATGACGCTGGCAGTGGAAATAAATTGGAGCTGAAAAAATTGGGCAAAGGCGAAATTCCTTACACCGACGAAAAGCCTTACCTGCCACAAAAACTGGATAAGAATCCCAAAGTCAGAAAGTTAATCGAACCCATTTATCCGCCAAACCTGAAGAGCCGGGGAATCGGGGGCACCGTAGAACTCAAGTTCATGGTGAATACCGATGGTAGAACCTCTGAAGTTCAAATCGTAAGTTCTCCACATCCCAATTTAAGCAAAGCCGCTATTGACGCCATTCTAGCCAGTACCTTCAGACCAGGCGAAATCGATGGACGGGCCGCGCGAAGCCAAATAAAGATTCCCATAACCTTTCGCTGA
- a CDS encoding orotidine 5'-phosphate decarboxylase translates to MLPIVQISLDIVDIAEALKTAEMAMRAGVDWLEAGTPLIIAEGMHGVRALRSRFPDTPIVADLKTMDGGWLEAEIMAKAGATQVVVMSQAHDETIRCVVKAGRDLGIEVMGDNLGSANMVDGAKRLADLGCDYVIHHIGYDERRGIAARGERMPNPLDELRAIVQAVHVPVQAVGGLTIEQAIATPKYGAPLVVLGAPLTIDADSFKTADGNIEESLRLICDKVHAFGDVVIK, encoded by the coding sequence ATGCTACCCATCGTACAAATATCTCTGGATATAGTTGATATCGCCGAGGCCCTAAAAACTGCCGAAATGGCCATGAGGGCCGGAGTCGATTGGCTCGAGGCAGGGACCCCTTTAATCATTGCCGAAGGCATGCACGGAGTTCGAGCCTTGCGCAGCCGGTTTCCCGACACGCCCATTGTGGCAGACCTGAAAACCATGGACGGTGGCTGGCTCGAAGCCGAAATCATGGCCAAAGCGGGAGCAACTCAGGTGGTAGTCATGTCACAGGCTCACGATGAAACGATACGCTGTGTAGTCAAAGCCGGCAGGGATCTGGGAATCGAAGTGATGGGTGACAATCTTGGTAGCGCGAATATGGTCGACGGTGCCAAGCGACTGGCCGACCTGGGATGTGATTATGTAATCCACCACATCGGTTACGACGAACGCCGAGGAATCGCCGCGCGGGGAGAACGCATGCCCAATCCGCTCGACGAACTGCGCGCCATTGTTCAAGCGGTTCATGTACCCGTTCAGGCAGTCGGAGGACTAACCATCGAACAGGCCATAGCTACTCCGAAATACGGAGCTCCCTTGGTCGTTCTTGGTGCGCCACTGACCATAGATGCAGATTCCTTTAAAACAGCAGACGGCAACATTGAAGAGTCTCTACGCCTCATTTGCGACAAGGTTCATGCATTTGGAGATGTGGTAATAAAATAG
- a CDS encoding GIY-YIG nuclease family protein: MYYVYRIQSINFRDQSYTGFSSDLEKRLAKHNAGGNRSTAPFRPWKLVFYAAFEKKESALDFEKYLKTGSGKAFARKRLWLNNE, from the coding sequence ATGTATTACGTATACCGAATCCAGAGCATTAATTTCAGAGATCAATCTTATACGGGATTCTCCTCAGATTTGGAGAAAAGATTAGCCAAACATAATGCAGGAGGCAATAGGTCAACAGCGCCATTTCGCCCATGGAAATTAGTTTTTTATGCTGCTTTTGAAAAAAAAGAGTCTGCTTTGGATTTCGAAAAATACCTCAAGACTGGATCAGGGAAAGCATTTGCAAGGAAACGACTTTGGTTGAATAACGAGTAA
- a CDS encoding alpha/beta hydrolase, translating to MPHVETNGIQMYYEERGSGDPLILIMGITAPGAVWDVHAEHWEQNYRCIKVDNRGIGNTDKPEGDYTSAMMADDYAGLMDALGIESAKVVGVSMGSIIAQQLCLRHPAKVKSAVLMCPWARCDAYAKSIFEHMKVCFAHLSPAQFMEWIQLLIFTKPFWDNADGYAGLLEGRGGFAVAPDPQPLHGLEGQAAACTTHDVFDQLGDISQKCLVIGGKDDIFTPMWMAKEVAGGIPGCDTYFYDNAGHAFHFEHMADFNQRILEWLNAN from the coding sequence ATGCCTCACGTAGAAACCAACGGAATTCAGATGTATTACGAAGAGCGCGGTTCAGGAGACCCGCTTATTTTAATTATGGGGATCACTGCCCCGGGTGCAGTTTGGGACGTACACGCTGAACATTGGGAACAGAACTACCGCTGCATCAAGGTGGATAATCGTGGAATCGGTAATACGGACAAACCGGAGGGCGACTATACCAGCGCCATGATGGCGGACGACTATGCCGGACTTATGGACGCTTTGGGAATCGAGTCGGCGAAAGTAGTCGGTGTTTCCATGGGATCTATTATCGCACAGCAACTGTGCCTGCGTCACCCCGCTAAAGTGAAAAGTGCTGTTCTAATGTGTCCATGGGCTCGCTGCGATGCCTACGCCAAATCGATATTTGAACACATGAAGGTCTGCTTCGCACACCTGTCTCCAGCTCAGTTCATGGAGTGGATTCAACTACTTATATTTACCAAACCGTTCTGGGATAATGCCGACGGTTACGCGGGGCTTCTCGAAGGCCGAGGCGGTTTTGCTGTAGCTCCCGACCCACAACCACTTCACGGTTTAGAAGGCCAGGCTGCTGCTTGCACGACGCACGACGTTTTCGACCAGTTAGGCGATATCTCCCAGAAGTGCCTGGTGATTGGCGGTAAGGACGACATCTTCACTCCCATGTGGATGGCAAAAGAAGTTGCCGGTGGCATCCCTGGCTGTGATACCTATTTTTATGACAATGCCGGCCACGCCTTCCACTTTGAGCACATGGCCGACTTTAACCAACGTATCTTGGAATGGCTAAACGCCAACTAA
- a CDS encoding molybdopterin-dependent oxidoreductase, translated as MKHDIYSYDLIPDVDMPAEFVERHNQIGSDSFEAASLHLPRRQFLKLSGIAGGGLVLAFMLGGRSKSEAAHHQNSEQAFSPNAFVQIKPDGTIVIAAKNPEVGQGVKTFLPMIVAEELEVPWESVTVIQSEIDKDRFGAQSAGGSQSTPRNWDPLRQAGAVARTMLVAAAANEWGVDASKCNADQGFVVNKANGNKLSYAKLASKAATLDVPDASSVKLKERSEYKLLGKFIPGVDNLQLVTGQPLFGIDQQLPGLLYAVYVKCPSFYGKVKRANLDEVKNLPGVTDAFIVEGNSVDGELSPGVAIVAKTTYQAFLAEKALQVSWDKSSASNESWGDFKEMAKDLTSRPGPVTEETGSMDEAIKSAKKVVDGFYTYPFLSHSNLEPQNCTAWFHGGKMEFWAPTQTPQAIAGAVSRILGIEEKNVIVNQVRGGGGFGRRLINDFACEAAAVAHKVNAPVKLMWNRESDMAHDFYRVGGFHNMKGTLDSKGKLTGLQDRTLVFTNKSDGKPVRGGNIRAGNIQAPEIPNVRIETHEVPLTVPCGWWRAPTSCSVAWVFQSFIHEMATAAGRDHLEFLLEQFGEPQWLGNKSARDFNTERAINVTKAAAKKGNWGKKMKSGQGRGLSFYFSHLGYFAEVAEVTVDSSNNVKVDRVVVACDVGMLLNKSGGENQVEGSVVDAISTLANQEITFEEGAVKEQNFDDYPLLRMPSHPEIEIEWLTTDHSPTGLGEPAFPPAVAAVTNAIFAATGKRIRTMPISKEGFRIV; from the coding sequence ATGAAGCACGATATTTATAGTTACGACTTGATTCCCGATGTGGATATGCCGGCCGAATTTGTTGAACGCCATAACCAGATAGGCTCGGATTCGTTTGAAGCAGCCAGTCTGCACTTGCCACGCCGGCAGTTCTTGAAACTCTCAGGGATCGCAGGTGGGGGACTCGTCCTGGCGTTCATGCTGGGAGGACGCTCCAAATCTGAAGCAGCTCACCACCAAAACAGCGAACAAGCCTTCTCACCGAACGCTTTCGTTCAAATCAAGCCGGACGGCACCATCGTAATAGCCGCGAAAAACCCGGAAGTTGGCCAAGGAGTTAAAACCTTTTTACCCATGATCGTGGCAGAGGAACTGGAAGTTCCCTGGGAGTCCGTGACGGTCATCCAGTCAGAAATCGATAAAGATCGATTTGGCGCTCAATCCGCAGGTGGTTCCCAATCAACTCCACGCAATTGGGACCCGCTTCGTCAAGCAGGTGCTGTGGCAAGGACCATGCTCGTCGCCGCTGCAGCCAACGAATGGGGAGTCGATGCTTCCAAGTGCAATGCTGATCAAGGTTTTGTGGTTAATAAAGCCAACGGAAACAAACTCAGCTATGCAAAGCTGGCATCAAAAGCCGCCACCCTTGACGTGCCGGATGCCAGTTCAGTCAAACTCAAGGAACGCAGTGAATACAAACTGCTGGGAAAATTTATCCCCGGTGTGGACAACCTCCAATTGGTCACCGGCCAGCCACTGTTTGGCATAGATCAACAACTTCCTGGATTGCTTTACGCCGTCTATGTGAAGTGTCCAAGTTTTTATGGGAAAGTGAAACGCGCAAACCTGGACGAGGTAAAAAATCTTCCAGGAGTCACCGATGCATTCATCGTTGAAGGGAATAGTGTCGATGGAGAGCTAAGCCCCGGTGTGGCCATTGTGGCAAAAACCACCTACCAGGCCTTTCTCGCTGAGAAAGCCTTGCAAGTTTCCTGGGACAAGAGTTCAGCCTCCAACGAATCGTGGGGGGACTTCAAGGAAATGGCAAAAGACCTGACTTCCAGGCCTGGTCCAGTGACCGAGGAAACCGGCAGCATGGACGAAGCCATTAAATCAGCCAAAAAGGTTGTGGACGGTTTCTATACCTATCCGTTCCTCTCCCACTCCAACCTGGAACCTCAAAACTGCACTGCCTGGTTTCATGGTGGCAAAATGGAGTTCTGGGCTCCAACCCAAACACCTCAGGCAATCGCTGGCGCCGTTTCCAGAATCTTGGGAATTGAAGAGAAAAATGTCATCGTCAATCAAGTTCGCGGTGGTGGTGGATTTGGCCGTCGACTCATAAATGATTTCGCCTGTGAAGCTGCTGCTGTTGCTCACAAAGTAAATGCTCCGGTCAAACTTATGTGGAACCGCGAGTCTGATATGGCTCACGACTTTTACCGCGTCGGAGGATTCCACAACATGAAGGGAACCTTGGACTCGAAAGGCAAATTAACCGGGCTTCAGGACCGCACGCTTGTATTCACCAATAAAAGCGATGGGAAGCCCGTCCGGGGCGGCAACATACGCGCCGGAAATATTCAGGCTCCGGAAATCCCCAATGTTAGAATCGAAACTCACGAAGTTCCCTTAACCGTTCCTTGCGGTTGGTGGCGCGCACCTACTTCCTGCTCTGTCGCCTGGGTTTTTCAAAGTTTCATTCATGAGATGGCCACCGCCGCCGGAAGGGACCATCTGGAATTCCTACTTGAACAATTCGGCGAACCCCAATGGCTGGGTAATAAGAGTGCTCGGGACTTCAATACCGAACGAGCCATCAACGTCACCAAGGCAGCAGCCAAGAAAGGCAACTGGGGTAAAAAAATGAAAAGCGGTCAAGGCCGTGGACTCTCGTTCTACTTCAGTCACCTTGGATACTTTGCGGAAGTGGCAGAAGTCACCGTTGATAGTTCCAACAACGTCAAAGTCGATCGCGTGGTGGTTGCTTGCGACGTCGGGATGCTACTCAATAAGAGTGGCGGCGAAAACCAGGTTGAAGGCTCTGTGGTTGACGCCATCAGCACGCTGGCCAACCAGGAAATCACCTTTGAAGAAGGGGCCGTTAAAGAACAAAACTTCGACGACTATCCACTTCTAAGAATGCCATCCCATCCGGAAATAGAAATCGAATGGCTAACCACAGATCATTCACCGACAGGCCTGGGTGAACCCGCCTTCCCACCGGCGGTAGCCGCTGTCACGAATGCGATCTTTGCCGCAACAGGAAAGCGAATCCGCACCATGCCCATCTCAAAGGAAGGGTTCAGGATTGTTTAG